A single genomic interval of Littorina saxatilis isolate snail1 linkage group LG17, US_GU_Lsax_2.0, whole genome shotgun sequence harbors:
- the LOC138952215 gene encoding B-cell lymphoma/leukemia 11A-like — MKEEGRGEGRMPLRPKQVVDAEANTTHSEPSKFVCEACRTTLSSAWALLQHAQKEHGMKIYNVGASTPTPPTSHHQQPSPQPQPAHQRSHSHAHPPSRHTPDMSTPSPRPSTEHRTPPSSVGSGPGSPFPATPINPFTPFRMPLDGRMPTGPYPRHHELQLPLDFLEHYRGLRPTHLGGNPGVGVAIPTSLEQHFAAHAAFDRSRPMSTLESQIYSQRLKQLANTTLPPGLISPLSSAPFTPPVLTPLQPNAREPRGGRDSVGSGKESTGSHDHSREREEKEKGSRQEQQSPALRSSSSLSSTLPSKLKSCEFCGKMFRFQSNLIVHRRSHTGEKPFKCPLCPHACTQQSKLKRHMKTHSSHPGPRNASLTSNTASSDGSVRSTSSTPDSTRNNDDDDDDDDLDDDDDDEEEEDMEGDFTDGDYESGAESNDESSVKDELEGQGRDGRSHSQAGSPDNERVPTPTKRSHSASLISEVMKNSGLNCIQPYNDAFQAALAEKYHKEKGHDLTSKENGEDENERSPKRSGSGLYLGKTDLLGNKSIKREPGEMGVLEGVPAASFFRPGFGRWLQPDGPYGLRPSFPGFPPPFAIAADFSRENPHNGFSPSSLPVSDSALKVPASMSGLTSISKPGPSSASLLTASNGGSVLPRKESRRNDTCEFCGKIFKNCSNLTVHRRSHTGEKPYKCELCNYACAQSSKLTRHMKTHGRLGKDVFKCKFCAMPFSVPSTLEKHMRKCVESRNARILAEQVGGQVNMLDSSSLPCMMDQENSNNSSSPPSLSNPTPGGGEEPMSLALDKRSPSPHEAQALPMALTVDKSPMNTPDSLLALRSQIQ, encoded by the coding sequence AACCGTCCAAATTTGTGTGCGAGGCGTGCCGGACGACATTGAGCTCAGCATGGGCCCTGCTGCAGCACGCGCAGAAGGAGCATGGCATGAAGATCTACAACGTGGGCGCCAGCACTCCCACTCCGCCCACCAGTCACCATCAGCAGCCCAGCCCCCAGCCCCAGCCAGCTCACCAGCGCTCCCACTCCCACGCCCATCCACCCAGCAGGCACACCCCGGACATGTCCACCCCGTCACCCCGTCCTAGCACAGAGCATCGAACTCCCCCGTCTTCGGTAGGGAGCGGTCCAGGATCTCCTTTCCCGGCCACCCCCATCAACCCCTTCACCCCTTTCCGCATGCCTTTGGACGGCCGAATGCCTACGGGGCCTTATCCCAGACATCACGAGCTGCAGCTGCCTCTGGACTTCTTAGAGCACTACAGAGGCCTGCGTCCTACCCACTTGGGTGGCAACCCGGGGGTTGGGGTGGCCATCCCTACCAGCTTGGAGCAGCACTTTGCTGCTCACGCCGCCTTTGACCGTTCCCGCCCTATGTCCACGCTGGAGTCGCAGATCTATTCGCAGCGCCTGAAGCAGCTTGCCAACACCACCCTGCCGCCAGGTCTCATCTCCCCTCTTTCCTCAGCCCCCTTCACCCCTCCCGTCCTTACGCCACTGCAGCCTAACGCCCGTGAGCCGCGAGGAGGGAGGGACAGCGTTGGCAGCGGCAAGGAGAGCACGGGCAGCCATGATCACAGCAGGGAgcgggaggagaaggagaaggggaGCCGGCAGGAGCAGCAGTCCCCGGCCCTAAGATCATCCTCATCGTTGTCCTCAACATTGCCCAGCAAGTTAAAGTCGTGCGAGTTCTGCGGCAAGATGTTCCGCTTCCAGAGCAACCTGATCGTGCATCGGCGCTCCCACACGGGCGAGAAGCCCTTCAAGTGCCCGCTGTGCCCCCACGCCTGCACGCAGCAGAGCAAGCTGAAGCGGCACATGAAGACCCACTCTTCACACCCCGGCCCTCGCAACGCCTCGCTCACCTCCAACACCGCGTCATCTGATGGCAGCGTCCGCTCCACCAGCAGCACGCCTGACTCAACGCGCaacaacgatgacgacgatgatgacgacgatctggatgacgatgatgacgatgaggaGGAAGAGGACATGGAGGGAGACTTCACTGACGGAGATTACGAAAGCGGCGCGGAGAGCAACGATGAGAGCTCTGTGAAGGACGAACTGGAGGGACAAGGGAGAGACGGTCGCAGCCACAGCCAGGCGGGGTCCCCAGACAACGAGCGTGTCCCTACCCCCACCAAGCGCAGCCACTCTGCCAGCCTGATCAGTGAGGTGATGAAGAACAGCGGCCTCAACTGTATCCAGCCCTACAACGACGCCTTCCAGGCTGCTCTGGCCGAGAAGTACCACAAGGAGAAAGGCCATGACCTGACCAGCAAGGAGAACGGCGAGGATGAGAACGAGCGTAGCCCCAAGCGATCAGGCAGCGGGCTTTACCTGGGGAAGACCGACCTGCTGGGAAACAAGTCCATCAAGCGAGAGCCTGGTGAAATGGGGGTGTTGGAAGGGGTACCCGCAGCCAGCTTCTTCAGGCCGGGCTTTGGCCGATGGCTGCAACCTGATGGACCTTACGGTCTGCGTCCATCCTTCCCTGGCTTTCCTCCCCCGTTTGCCATCGCGGCGGACTTTAGCCGAGAGAACCCGCACAATGGGTTCAGCCCCAGCAGCCTGCCCGTCAGCGACAGTGCCTTAAAGGTGCCGGCCAGCATGTCTGGCCTCACGTCCATCTCCAAGCCCGGACCCAGCTCCGCCTCTCTGCTCACCGCCAGCAACGGGGGCTCTGTCCTGCCCCGCAAGGAGAGCCGCCGCAACGACACCTGCGAGTTCTGTGGCAAGATCTTCAAGAACTGCAGCAACCTGACGGTGCACAGGCGCTCACACACGGGCGAGAAACCCTACAAGTGCGAGCTGTGCAACTACGCCTGCGCCCAGTCCTCCAAGCTGACCCGCCACATGAAGACCCACGGCCGGCTCGGCAAGGACGTCTTCAAGTGCAAGTTCTGCGCCATGCCTTTCTCCGTGCCCAGCACGCTGGAGAAGCACATGCGAAAGTGCGTGGAGAGCCGCAACGCCCGCATCCTGGCCGAGCAGGTGGGTGGGCAAGTGAATATGCTGGATTCCTCCTCCCTGCCTTGTATGATGGACCAGGAGAACTCCAACAACAGCTCCTCACCCCCCAGCCTGTCCAACCCCACCCCGGGTGGAGGGGAGGAGCCCATGTCTCTGGCTCTAGACAAGCGTTCCCCCAGTCCTCACGAAGCTCAGGCTCTGCCGATGGCGCTGACCGTGGACAAGAGCCCCATGAACACTCCGGACTCTCTCCTTGCCCTGCGCTCGCAGATACAGTGA